In one Zobellia galactanivorans genomic region, the following are encoded:
- a CDS encoding ankyrin repeat domain-containing protein, which translates to MKKTVFTFAMACLVGSTALMANDNTTTNNAPAFEMYRTLEVNSFCKAIMQGDFDTVKKLIELGEDVNQKSLGMTPAIFAARYNRAEILELLIANGASLKIKSDKGYSIKKYAELSNAVDVLRVIDSAMGS; encoded by the coding sequence ATGAAAAAAACAGTATTCACTTTCGCTATGGCCTGTTTGGTCGGATCTACAGCCTTAATGGCCAATGACAACACTACTACGAACAATGCACCGGCATTTGAAATGTACCGGACTTTAGAAGTAAATTCTTTCTGCAAGGCAATTATGCAGGGCGATTTTGACACCGTAAAAAAATTGATAGAACTGGGCGAAGACGTCAACCAAAAGTCTTTGGGAATGACACCGGCCATTTTTGCCGCACGCTATAACAGGGCGGAAATCCTAGAATTGTTGATCGCAAATGGGGCAAGCCTAAAGATCAAGAGCGATAAGGGGTATTCCATAAAAAAATACGCAGAGCTATCCAATGCGGTCGATGTCCTAAGGGTCATTGATTCGGCCATGGGAAGCTAA
- the gpmI gene encoding 2,3-bisphosphoglycerate-independent phosphoglycerate mutase encodes MNKKVILMILDGWGKSPDPKVSAIDNANTPLVDSLYKNYPNANLLTDGMNVGLPEGQMGNSEVGHMNLGAGRIVYQDLAKINLAVKENTLKDEKVLQDAFTYAKANDKPVHFLGLLSNGGVHSHINHIKGLIEAGNASGVKNMFVHAFTDGRDVDPKSGKGFLTDLSDFCSDKNTKLASVIGRYFAMDRDKRWERVKKAYDLMVNAEGDKTADIAAKMQENYDKGVTDEFIEPIVMTDSKGSPVAKISNDDVVIFFNFRTDRGRELTEVLSQNDMHEQNMHKLNLYYVTLTNYDDSYTGVHVVYDKDNIKDTLGEVLEKANKKQIRIAETEKYPHVTFFFNGGREKPFNGEQRLLCPSPKVATYDLQPEMSAYDIRDAIIPELKKGEVDFVCLNFANPDMVGHTGVMSAAIKACEVVDECAKDVVTAGLENGYTSIVIADHGNCDTMVNPDGSPNTAHTTNPVPLILVDKEIKEIKDGVLGDIAPTILKLMGVPQPELMTRKALV; translated from the coding sequence ATGAACAAGAAAGTAATACTTATGATTCTTGACGGTTGGGGCAAATCGCCCGACCCCAAGGTCTCCGCAATAGACAATGCCAATACTCCCTTAGTCGACTCCCTTTACAAAAACTACCCGAACGCCAACCTTCTTACCGATGGTATGAACGTAGGTTTGCCCGAGGGTCAAATGGGAAACAGCGAAGTGGGCCATATGAACCTTGGTGCCGGACGTATCGTATACCAAGATTTGGCAAAGATCAACTTGGCCGTAAAAGAGAACACCTTGAAAGACGAAAAGGTCTTACAAGATGCCTTTACCTATGCCAAGGCGAACGACAAACCCGTACACTTTTTAGGCTTGTTGAGTAATGGCGGGGTACACAGCCACATCAACCACATCAAAGGACTTATTGAGGCCGGTAACGCCAGTGGCGTAAAAAATATGTTCGTTCACGCCTTTACCGATGGTAGGGACGTAGACCCCAAAAGCGGAAAAGGTTTCTTGACGGACCTGAGCGATTTCTGTAGCGATAAAAACACCAAACTGGCTTCCGTAATCGGAAGGTATTTTGCCATGGACCGGGACAAACGATGGGAGCGCGTAAAGAAAGCCTATGACCTTATGGTAAATGCCGAAGGTGATAAAACCGCCGACATTGCCGCAAAAATGCAGGAGAACTATGACAAGGGCGTAACCGATGAGTTTATCGAACCCATTGTAATGACCGACAGTAAGGGAAGCCCCGTTGCCAAAATCTCAAATGACGATGTGGTCATCTTCTTCAATTTCAGGACCGACCGTGGACGCGAGCTTACCGAAGTCTTGAGCCAGAACGATATGCATGAGCAGAACATGCACAAACTCAACCTGTATTACGTAACCCTTACCAATTACGACGATTCGTACACCGGGGTTCACGTGGTTTACGACAAAGACAATATCAAGGACACCTTGGGCGAAGTCTTGGAAAAGGCGAATAAAAAGCAAATTCGTATTGCCGAGACCGAAAAGTATCCGCACGTTACCTTTTTCTTCAATGGTGGCCGTGAAAAGCCCTTCAATGGCGAGCAACGTTTGCTATGTCCTTCCCCAAAGGTAGCCACCTACGACTTACAGCCGGAAATGAGCGCCTATGACATTAGGGACGCCATCATTCCCGAATTGAAAAAAGGAGAGGTCGATTTTGTCTGCCTAAACTTTGCCAACCCTGATATGGTAGGCCATACGGGGGTTATGTCTGCTGCTATCAAAGCGTGTGAAGTGGTCGATGAATGTGCCAAGGACGTAGTGACCGCAGGACTGGAAAACGGCTATACTTCCATAGTCATTGCCGACCACGGTAACTGTGACACCATGGTAAATCCTGACGGTAGTCCGAATACCGCACATACCACCAACCCCGTACCATTGATCTTGGTCGACAAGGAAATCAAAGAGATCAAAGACGGTGTTCTGGGTGATATCGCCCCTACCATTTTAAAACTGATGGGCGTTCCCCAACCCGAATTAATGACAAGAAAGGCTCTTGTTTAG
- the map gene encoding type I methionyl aminopeptidase, which yields MIKLKTPEEIELMRESALVVSRTLGMLASEIKPGVTALYLDKLAEDFIREQGAEPGFLGMYDFPNTLNMSPNAQVVHGIPNAEPLKEGDIISVDCGALKNGYYGDHAYTFPVGEIAEETKKLLKVTKESLYLGIAQFKAGNRVGDVAYAIQNYCESHGYGVVRELVGHGLGKKLHEGPEMPNYGKRGRGKQFKEGLVVAIEPMINMGTRRIKQLKDGWTILTADGQPSAHFEHNVAIVNGKPELLSTYQYIYEALGIESDEEDQFHQKKLVL from the coding sequence ATGATCAAATTAAAAACACCCGAGGAAATAGAACTAATGCGTGAAAGCGCCTTGGTGGTATCAAGAACTTTGGGCATGCTGGCATCGGAGATAAAACCAGGTGTCACCGCCCTATATCTTGATAAATTAGCAGAAGATTTTATCAGGGAGCAGGGCGCTGAACCAGGTTTCTTGGGCATGTACGATTTTCCGAATACGTTGAACATGAGTCCGAACGCCCAAGTGGTGCACGGCATACCCAACGCAGAACCTTTGAAAGAAGGCGATATTATTTCGGTAGATTGTGGTGCCCTTAAAAACGGTTACTACGGCGATCACGCCTATACCTTTCCCGTTGGTGAAATAGCGGAAGAGACCAAAAAACTACTCAAGGTCACCAAAGAATCATTGTATTTGGGCATTGCCCAATTCAAGGCGGGAAACCGCGTTGGCGATGTGGCCTATGCCATTCAGAACTATTGCGAGAGTCACGGTTATGGCGTAGTTCGCGAATTGGTAGGCCATGGTCTGGGCAAGAAATTACACGAAGGCCCCGAAATGCCGAACTACGGTAAACGCGGTCGTGGAAAACAGTTCAAGGAAGGTCTTGTTGTTGCCATAGAGCCTATGATCAACATGGGAACACGGCGCATCAAGCAACTCAAGGACGGTTGGACGATCTTAACGGCCGACGGTCAGCCCAGTGCCCACTTTGAACACAATGTGGCCATCGTTAACGGCAAACCCGAGCTTCTCTCTACCTATCAGTATATTTATGAAGCCCTAGGTATCGAAAGCGACGAAGAAGATCAGTTCCATCAGAAAAAATTGGTTCTTTAA
- a CDS encoding class I SAM-dependent methyltransferase has protein sequence MSKIFKFILNAVPRPLLIKLSYLVRPLLGLWMRGNRYEDPIDGKRFKRFLPYGYESPRENVLAPYTLSLERHRLLWLYLKHRSNFFTENLKVLHFAPEQAFYKRFRKLKNLDYTTTDLFSPLADVKADICNLPFEDNSFDVILCNHVLEHIPDDTKAMQELYRVLKKGGWGILQIPQDLERETTFEDDSITDKKERTKIFGQYDHVRIYGRDYFDKLRSIGFIVEEVDYTATLSPEDIDRYRLAKGEIIPLVKKPA, from the coding sequence GTGTCCAAAATTTTCAAGTTCATTCTAAATGCCGTTCCTAGGCCGCTGCTTATCAAGTTAAGCTACCTAGTGCGACCGCTTTTAGGTCTTTGGATGCGCGGCAATCGCTATGAAGACCCTATTGACGGCAAAAGGTTCAAGCGCTTTTTACCCTACGGTTACGAAAGCCCCAGGGAAAATGTGCTTGCCCCTTACACCTTGTCTTTGGAAAGGCACCGTTTGTTATGGCTTTACCTAAAACATCGATCGAACTTCTTTACCGAAAACCTAAAGGTGCTCCATTTTGCCCCGGAACAGGCGTTTTACAAGCGCTTTAGAAAACTGAAAAACCTAGATTACACTACTACCGACCTTTTTTCGCCCCTAGCCGATGTAAAGGCCGATATCTGTAACCTACCTTTTGAAGACAACAGCTTTGATGTGATTTTGTGCAACCATGTGCTCGAACATATACCGGACGACACCAAGGCCATGCAGGAGCTCTATCGCGTCTTGAAAAAGGGAGGTTGGGGCATCTTACAGATTCCGCAAGACTTGGAACGCGAGACCACCTTTGAAGATGATAGCATCACCGACAAAAAGGAACGCACCAAGATATTCGGGCAGTACGACCACGTTCGCATTTACGGTCGCGATTATTTCGACAAGTTAAGAAGCATAGGTTTTATCGTCGAGGAAGTAGACTATACCGCCACCCTTTCGCCCGAAGACATAGACAGGTACCGATTGGCCAAGGGTGAAATCATTCCCCTGGTAAAAAAACCGGCCTAA
- a CDS encoding M15 family metallopeptidase, producing the protein MERRAFIKKSGVAGLALAALPNLAFSKDFEYSILELMGKTDIKLYGKGINLRKEAHDAFVEMKKAAYGDGIDLKVVSSYRSFERQRSIWERKFLKYTDDGNMAPLKAIDKIIEYSTIPGTSRHHWGTDIDIVDGNRKVEGDMLVPSKFGEGEPYADFKKWMDENAKDFDFHLVYTDTPGRRGFKYEPWHYSYAPLSVPMLTEFRRKNIMQLLKNEDFYGTEHFTEGFLTNYIQDNILDINTELL; encoded by the coding sequence ATGGAACGACGAGCATTCATAAAAAAGAGTGGGGTTGCAGGCCTGGCATTGGCCGCACTGCCCAATTTGGCATTCTCAAAAGATTTTGAGTACAGCATTTTAGAACTGATGGGCAAGACCGATATCAAACTCTACGGTAAGGGCATCAATTTAAGAAAAGAGGCACATGACGCCTTTGTTGAAATGAAAAAAGCCGCTTACGGCGATGGCATAGATTTAAAAGTTGTCTCCAGCTACCGCAGTTTTGAACGTCAACGTTCTATCTGGGAACGCAAATTCCTAAAATACACCGACGACGGCAACATGGCCCCGCTAAAGGCCATTGACAAGATCATAGAATACTCCACCATACCCGGCACAAGCCGACACCATTGGGGTACCGACATCGACATTGTTGACGGTAATCGCAAGGTAGAGGGCGATATGCTGGTACCTTCGAAATTCGGGGAAGGCGAACCCTATGCCGATTTCAAGAAATGGATGGATGAAAATGCCAAGGACTTCGATTTTCACTTGGTCTATACCGACACCCCCGGCCGTAGAGGCTTTAAATACGAGCCATGGCACTATAGCTATGCCCCATTATCGGTTCCTATGTTGACCGAGTTCAGAAGAAAGAACATCATGCAATTGCTAAAAAACGAAGATTTCTACGGTACCGAACATTTTACCGAAGGCTTCTTGACCAACTACATACAAGATAATATCCTGGATATCAATACCGAACTTCTTTAG
- a CDS encoding carboxypeptidase-like regulatory domain-containing protein codes for MKRNSFLFAIFFTVLARLAAQDLISVELEGRVYSKDGDVAATHVLNTTTKKATITDIDGFFDIAVKLNDTLVFSAVQYKRKEIVVSMSILESKFLMIPLEEALTELDEVIVTPYSLSGHMASDLQTLEIEPVVTASTLGLPNAFVVPMDKAERELRAATANPYMSLDPLINTITGRKKMLKARVKRNEKYERTQRVREFYVDSLYTVELKIAQDKIDDFLYFCEVDSAFQQIVDTHDRLRIWDFMKRKSVIYRRNHREEE; via the coding sequence ATGAAGAGAAATAGTTTTCTTTTTGCTATTTTTTTTACGGTCTTGGCACGCCTTGCTGCCCAAGACCTTATTTCCGTTGAACTTGAGGGTCGCGTTTACAGTAAAGACGGCGACGTGGCCGCTACCCATGTTCTCAATACCACCACGAAAAAGGCCACCATTACCGATATTGACGGTTTTTTTGATATAGCCGTTAAATTGAACGATACCTTGGTGTTTTCCGCCGTACAGTACAAGCGTAAGGAAATTGTGGTTTCCATGAGCATTTTGGAAAGCAAGTTCCTGATGATTCCCCTAGAAGAGGCCCTGACCGAATTGGATGAGGTAATCGTAACGCCCTACAGCCTGTCGGGACATATGGCGAGCGACCTTCAGACCTTGGAAATCGAACCCGTGGTAACGGCTTCTACCTTGGGCCTGCCCAATGCCTTTGTGGTGCCGATGGATAAGGCCGAACGCGAGCTTCGGGCGGCCACGGCAAATCCCTATATGAGTTTAGATCCCTTGATCAATACCATTACCGGGCGCAAGAAGATGTTGAAGGCCCGCGTTAAACGCAATGAGAAATACGAACGGACCCAGCGTGTACGCGAGTTTTATGTAGATTCGCTCTATACCGTAGAACTAAAGATTGCCCAAGATAAAATCGATGATTTTCTGTATTTCTGTGAGGTCGATTCGGCCTTCCAACAAATTGTGGATACCCATGACCGATTGCGAATATGGGACTTTATGAAGCGGAAAAGTGTAATATACCGCAGGAACCATAGGGAAGAAGAGTAA
- a CDS encoding DUF6747 family protein: protein MGTLLHFKNLYVQAFENCKPEIVVFLLKAYSVFCGLMLFMAVYAFMHRALHGFEF, encoded by the coding sequence ATGGGAACACTATTGCACTTTAAAAATTTGTACGTCCAAGCATTCGAAAATTGCAAGCCTGAAATCGTTGTATTTCTTTTAAAGGCCTATTCGGTGTTTTGTGGATTAATGTTGTTTATGGCCGTTTACGCGTTTATGCATAGGGCCTTACACGGATTTGAATTCTGA
- a CDS encoding M48 family metalloprotease encodes MRRGSWKIRIFIGLAIVAFAFIKRWSSKEENPYTGRVQTINMSTEQEIAIGLNSAPEIAQQYGGLYPDEKLQSYVDQIGHKLVQNSIARETPYKYDFHLLADDQTINAFALPGGPVFITYALFKQLNEAQLAGVLGHEIGHVIGRHSAERIAEGEFWQTLSTGASVGGDMGGLVGGIGQNTLLKNGRGDELESDDLGVLFMIKSGYRPEEMIKVMEILKAAAGPNRTPEFQSTHPDPENRIEKIQESIEKYRNQ; translated from the coding sequence ATGCGAAGAGGAAGTTGGAAAATTAGGATATTCATCGGCTTGGCCATTGTGGCGTTTGCCTTTATCAAGCGTTGGAGCAGCAAAGAGGAAAACCCCTATACCGGAAGGGTACAGACCATTAACATGAGTACCGAGCAAGAGATTGCCATCGGCCTGAACAGTGCCCCTGAAATTGCCCAACAATACGGAGGGCTATACCCCGATGAGAAGCTACAATCTTACGTAGACCAAATAGGGCATAAACTCGTACAGAACAGCATTGCCCGGGAAACTCCTTATAAATACGACTTTCACTTATTGGCCGACGACCAAACGATCAATGCCTTTGCATTGCCCGGCGGTCCGGTCTTTATCACCTATGCCCTGTTCAAACAACTGAACGAGGCCCAGCTCGCCGGGGTTTTAGGCCACGAGATAGGCCATGTGATCGGCCGACATTCGGCAGAACGCATTGCCGAGGGCGAATTTTGGCAAACCCTATCGACTGGAGCTTCCGTCGGTGGCGATATGGGCGGATTGGTCGGTGGAATCGGCCAAAACACCTTGCTTAAAAACGGTCGTGGCGATGAACTTGAAAGTGATGACCTGGGCGTTCTCTTTATGATAAAATCGGGCTATCGCCCCGAAGAAATGATCAAGGTAATGGAAATCTTAAAAGCGGCGGCCGGCCCGAACCGGACCCCTGAATTCCAAAGCACCCATCCCGACCCTGAAAACCGGATCGAGAAAATACAGGAATCCATAGAAAAATACCGAAATCAGTAA
- a CDS encoding gliding motility-associated C-terminal domain-containing protein yields MKKYLYIAALILASGVQAQSALYNAGNLRVHDGGRIGFHTDLINDGSFDENLGLVGFYGDNLRTISGSLPATLYDVEFVTGSGAILQTGLNVLNNANFVSGDVITDRAQTFNSLNFLNNAFPNGQSDISKVDGYASVSGQSDFMFPVGDTQQFRPLRLISESPNTLARCAYYLEDPNSPSIIPGSFNTDNKAAEIGRISTVEFWHLEGSVPSTVQLLWNERSNISLLTNDVNEVVIVGYSKSENRWVSLGGPVSSGSLSQGIAATGTIVPDDYAVLTFAAAGEPRDYLDLENYFVSPNGDGINDFLEIPELALSPNNFMQIFNREGLKVFEKRNYTNEFNGHSTQNNFVVSRDKGLPSGVYFYIVTLDDLDLEFQGFLYLAND; encoded by the coding sequence ATGAAGAAATACCTATACATAGCGGCACTCATTTTGGCATCGGGCGTACAGGCCCAATCGGCCCTGTACAATGCCGGCAACCTGCGTGTTCACGACGGAGGGCGAATAGGCTTTCATACCGACCTGATCAACGACGGTAGTTTTGACGAAAACCTCGGCCTGGTCGGTTTTTATGGCGATAACCTCCGCACCATTAGCGGCAGCCTGCCCGCCACCCTTTACGATGTTGAGTTCGTAACCGGTTCGGGTGCCATATTACAGACCGGCTTGAACGTATTGAACAATGCCAACTTCGTAAGCGGGGATGTCATCACCGATCGGGCACAGACCTTCAATTCCCTTAACTTTTTGAACAATGCCTTTCCTAACGGCCAAAGCGATATCAGTAAGGTAGATGGCTATGCCAGCGTAAGTGGTCAGTCCGATTTTATGTTCCCCGTAGGCGACACCCAACAGTTTCGCCCCTTGCGCTTAATTTCCGAAAGTCCGAATACCCTGGCCCGATGCGCCTATTATTTAGAAGACCCGAACAGCCCGAGCATTATACCGGGTTCGTTCAATACCGATAACAAGGCTGCCGAGATCGGCCGGATCAGCACCGTGGAATTCTGGCATTTAGAAGGCTCGGTGCCTTCTACCGTACAACTGCTTTGGAACGAAAGGAGCAACATCAGCCTTTTGACCAATGACGTTAACGAAGTGGTCATTGTCGGCTATAGCAAGTCGGAAAACCGATGGGTAAGCCTCGGAGGGCCCGTCTCTTCAGGATCCCTTAGCCAAGGTATTGCCGCTACGGGCACGATTGTCCCCGATGACTACGCGGTACTTACCTTTGCGGCCGCAGGCGAGCCCCGTGACTATCTCGACCTCGAAAATTACTTCGTCTCCCCCAATGGTGACGGAATCAACGATTTTCTCGAGATTCCCGAATTGGCGTTATCGCCCAACAACTTTATGCAGATCTTTAACCGGGAAGGACTCAAGGTTTTTGAAAAAAGAAATTACACCAATGAATTCAACGGACACTCTACACAGAACAACTTTGTGGTATCGCGCGATAAGGGACTTCCCTCGGGCGTATACTTTTACATCGTTACCCTAGACGATCTAGATCTTGAATTTCAAGGATTTTTGTATTTGGCGAACGACTGA
- a CDS encoding vacuolar protein sorting family 37 protein, with protein sequence MQKRISIPLFLIGFFIIGFAQAQVKIGDNPQTIDPSSILELESSNKVLVITRVDESQMASIVPNRGAMVYNTTADCIYYYDGTAWISMCEAAGGLITDPELNAESTIAITPTPNGNTIEIAPNSINSEQIRDGGINGIDIQDGSIGQGKLQDNSVTQNKLAENSVGAFALDNDNINLSDFTNDQGFITSADIVSANAGNSITPDANGAAFFDASTLENNIAANTTAIAADGDTNATNEIQILNLNTTTNELSLSRGGGSVTLPTSSGSDTKIIDGTNTTVSGTGVVGDEYRINVANEVDGSITNELITSAVLNAANELVITEPGNLTTVDLSPLAGGGDDDQTAAEVPFTATGNTTSTNVQDAIVEIQTEVDGLSAGGEANTASNAGIGGVGITLTKSGTDLPFKSINAGDAGIISVTDDAANNEIDIDIIPATAPITSDKMLITNSTSNQVEWADIPTGTTTPTLAEVLATAGGNSAGNLQITNLGDPTAAQDAATKKYVDDNNALPDAQIFVGDAAGVKQAVALSGDATIDNTGVLTIQNDSVTSAKIKDGTITLDDLSDMGATSNGEIIQWDTSANSGAGGWTIADNSGGHNGTAKAIFYADDDGTPTTADDNDNTRDDGGFYYDPEGRKVSGSGYGALYIGLDGGPQSTEAKVHIADNFAGVAYALQLQNQNANTPGKTTGILFSTETVGTFGKGALVYERQESWARGDFHFLQNDTFGPGTEVNPTLADKAFTIKNNKDIVLYNGIEIAGDRGDDGQVLTSTGTGAVTWKDVSDVALPTGGAADQLLVYDGTDATWSNNTATKVKLATPIDIDGDTTPEEDVEAAINKLNDLTVKGTTGSIFFADTDGSATDENSELYWSTADKRLGIGTNSPSEKLHINGNVEISNGNLIARNGAGSNEQVLTTNASGETVWATPDNLSATDITLTEDRTIEMDGNDFLFDTDGGNVGIGDLPGAPQVQLDVNGAIRSRGGFEATGGTDNNPGYGFFTNGDSNTGMFRASEDNLGLSTAGTEALRVDASQNVGIGTATPVEKLHVAGNVQVDGTVSTTADISSGGDILLNGNTVVPDYVFQKYFLGSSDLKEDYHFNNLKEIEAFIKKNHHLPGVTSAVKAQEEGHWNLSESNLQNLEKIEELFLHTIEQEKEIHKLKAEKEAMAQELKSIKNDLEEIKALLKK encoded by the coding sequence ATGCAAAAGCGCATTTCAATACCCTTATTCTTAATTGGTTTCTTTATCATAGGTTTTGCCCAAGCCCAGGTAAAAATTGGCGATAACCCGCAAACCATAGACCCATCCTCTATTTTAGAGCTAGAAAGTTCGAACAAGGTTCTGGTCATAACTCGGGTAGACGAGTCGCAAATGGCCAGCATTGTACCCAATCGCGGAGCCATGGTCTACAACACCACGGCCGATTGTATTTATTATTACGACGGCACCGCCTGGATCAGCATGTGCGAAGCCGCGGGCGGCCTAATTACCGACCCGGAACTGAACGCCGAAAGTACTATAGCCATTACGCCTACGCCAAACGGGAACACGATAGAGATCGCTCCGAACAGCATCAACAGCGAACAGATCCGTGATGGGGGCATTAATGGAATAGATATTCAAGACGGTTCGATCGGCCAGGGCAAGCTTCAGGACAATTCGGTTACTCAGAACAAACTAGCGGAAAACTCCGTAGGGGCCTTTGCCCTCGATAACGACAACATCAACCTCAGCGATTTTACCAACGACCAAGGTTTTATCACAAGTGCCGATATCGTCAGCGCCAATGCAGGCAACAGCATTACGCCCGATGCCAATGGGGCGGCCTTTTTCGACGCCTCTACCTTGGAAAACAATATTGCCGCCAACACAACGGCCATTGCGGCTGATGGCGATACGAACGCTACGAACGAAATACAAATACTAAATCTAAACACAACCACCAACGAACTCTCCTTATCACGGGGAGGAGGCTCGGTCACCCTACCGACCTCCAGCGGTTCGGACACCAAGATCATAGACGGGACCAACACCACCGTTAGCGGTACTGGGGTGGTAGGGGACGAATACAGGATCAACGTAGCCAACGAAGTTGACGGAAGCATTACCAATGAACTTATCACAAGTGCCGTTCTGAATGCCGCCAATGAATTGGTGATTACGGAACCGGGCAACCTTACCACGGTCGATTTAAGTCCCTTGGCCGGAGGTGGAGACGACGACCAAACGGCTGCCGAAGTACCCTTCACCGCCACAGGCAACACCACCAGTACGAACGTTCAGGATGCCATTGTAGAAATCCAGACCGAGGTTGATGGCCTTAGTGCAGGAGGTGAAGCGAATACGGCCTCTAACGCAGGTATCGGCGGGGTAGGAATAACCTTGACCAAAAGCGGTACAGACCTACCTTTTAAGAGCATAAATGCAGGTGATGCCGGAATTATTTCGGTAACGGACGATGCCGCCAACAATGAAATTGATATCGATATTATACCCGCCACGGCCCCAATCACCTCCGATAAAATGTTGATCACCAACAGCACAAGCAACCAAGTGGAATGGGCCGATATCCCTACCGGAACCACCACGCCTACCCTCGCCGAAGTATTGGCTACGGCCGGGGGCAATAGCGCCGGAAACCTGCAAATCACAAATCTGGGCGACCCAACGGCAGCCCAAGACGCCGCCACCAAAAAATACGTGGACGATAACAATGCCCTGCCCGATGCCCAAATATTCGTGGGCGATGCTGCAGGCGTAAAACAAGCGGTAGCACTGAGCGGCGACGCCACCATCGACAATACCGGGGTGCTTACCATACAAAACGACTCGGTGACCTCGGCCAAGATCAAGGACGGCACCATTACCCTCGACGACCTAAGCGATATGGGGGCGACCTCTAATGGGGAAATCATACAATGGGACACTTCTGCCAATTCAGGTGCGGGCGGTTGGACTATTGCCGATAACTCGGGTGGGCACAATGGTACGGCAAAGGCTATATTTTATGCCGATGACGATGGCACCCCGACCACTGCTGATGACAATGATAACACCAGAGATGATGGAGGGTTTTATTACGACCCGGAAGGGAGAAAAGTTAGCGGATCAGGCTATGGTGCTCTATACATAGGTTTAGATGGAGGCCCACAATCTACCGAGGCAAAAGTACACATTGCTGATAATTTCGCCGGTGTTGCTTATGCCTTGCAATTACAAAACCAAAATGCCAATACTCCCGGAAAAACAACGGGTATATTGTTTTCTACTGAAACTGTTGGCACATTTGGAAAGGGGGCTTTGGTCTATGAAAGACAAGAATCATGGGCTCGAGGAGACTTTCATTTTCTTCAAAACGATACCTTCGGTCCGGGTACCGAAGTAAACCCCACCCTTGCCGACAAGGCCTTTACCATTAAAAATAACAAGGACATTGTTCTATACAACGGTATAGAAATAGCGGGAGATCGGGGTGATGATGGTCAAGTATTAACCTCAACCGGCACTGGTGCCGTAACATGGAAAGATGTTTCAGATGTAGCCCTGCCTACAGGCGGCGCAGCCGACCAATTATTGGTTTACGACGGTACAGATGCCACATGGAGCAACAATACCGCTACAAAAGTAAAATTGGCTACCCCTATAGATATTGATGGGGATACAACACCAGAGGAAGATGTAGAAGCGGCGATCAACAAATTGAACGACCTAACCGTTAAAGGCACTACAGGCTCTATATTTTTTGCCGACACGGATGGTTCTGCCACGGATGAAAATTCAGAATTATATTGGAGTACAGCCGACAAACGCCTAGGCATCGGAACTAACTCCCCTAGTGAAAAACTACATATCAACGGAAACGTAGAAATCAGTAACGGTAACCTTATCGCCCGAAATGGTGCTGGTAGCAATGAGCAGGTATTGACGACCAACGCTTCAGGAGAAACCGTTTGGGCCACACCCGACAATCTAAGTGCCACTGATATCACCTTGACCGAAGACAGAACAATCGAAATGGATGGCAACGATTTCCTTTTCGACACTGACGGCGGCAATGTCGGTATCGGCGACTTACCCGGAGCTCCGCAAGTGCAATTGGATGTTAATGGCGCAATAAGGTCCAGAGGTGGTTTCGAAGCTACTGGTGGTACTGACAACAACCCAGGTTATGGTTTTTTTACAAACGGCGATAGCAACACGGGCATGTTTAGGGCTTCAGAAGACAACTTAGGTTTGTCTACAGCAGGTACAGAAGCCTTACGAGTCGATGCCAGTCAAAACGTAGGTATCGGAACAGCTACTCCTGTCGAAAAGCTTCATGTAGCCGGAAATGTTCAAGTAGATGGTACTGTAAGCACAACTGCTGACATAAGCTCGGGTGGCGACATACTATTGAACGGCAACACTGTTGTCCCCGACTACGTTTTCCAAAAATACTTTTTAGGAAGTTCAGACTTAAAAGAAGACTACCACTTCAATAATTTAAAGGAAATAGAAGCGTTTATAAAAAAGAACCATCACCTGCCCGGTGTTACCTCGGCCGTAAAAGCCCAAGAAGAAGGGCATTGGAACTTGAGCGAATCGAACTTGCAGAACCTCGAAAAAATAGAGGAACTTTTTCTTCATACCATCGAGCAAGAAAAAGAGATCCACAAGCTAAAGGCCGAAAAAGAGGCCATGGCCCAAGAATTGAAATCCATTAAAAACGACCTGGAAGAGATCAAGGCCCTTTTAAAGAAGTAA